The Mangifera indica cultivar Alphonso chromosome 8, CATAS_Mindica_2.1, whole genome shotgun sequence genome has a window encoding:
- the LOC123224134 gene encoding LOW QUALITY PROTEIN: AAA-ATPase At2g46620-like (The sequence of the model RefSeq protein was modified relative to this genomic sequence to represent the inferred CDS: inserted 1 base in 1 codon) yields the protein MVFGIVWNSFIILIIVFGLLFLIRVLLFKSGLIYVTKKWWRVIEDCFHVYQFFKVPEFNENMQENQLYRKVYIYLNSLTSIEDSDFTNLFTGKKSNEIVLGLDPNQIIEDDFLGARVSWINQEKNDTNTCRTFVLKVRKADKRRILRPYLQHIHAVSDELDQKKKDLRLYISIQNHRHSQNERWRSVPFTHPSTFETIAMESDLKNKVKYDLESFLKARQFYHRLGRVWKRSFLLYGPSGTGKSSFVAAMANFLCYDVYDIDISRVSDDLDLKMLLLQTTSKSVILIEDLDRFLVDKSTAVSLSGVSNFMDGILNSCCLEERIMVFTMNSKELIDPAILRPGRIDVHIHFPLCNFSAFKTLANSYLGLKDHKLFPQVEEIFQSGASLSPAEIGELMIANRNSPSRALKSVITALQXDGDGRGSSSIGQRLYESWSRKSLDETGDSSSVFRENTVKEFKKLYGLLRIKSSRKDQSYDLSVEQKEG from the exons ATGGTATTCGGGATTGTCTGGAACTcgtttattattttgatcatCGTCTTTGGTTTGTTGTTTTTGATTCGAGTGCTTTTATTTAAATCTGGGTTGATATACGTTACCAAGAAATGGTGGAGAGTGATCGAAGATTGTTTTCATGTGTATCAATTCTTCAAGGTTCCAGAATTCAACGAAAATATGCAAGAGAATCAGTTGTATCgcaaagtttatatttatttaaattctttaacttCCATTGAAGACTCAGATTTCACTAACCTTTTCACAGGGAAAAAGTCCAACGAAATCGTCCTCGGCCTCGATCCTAATCAAATCATTGAAGATGATTTTCTTGGAGCTCGGGTTTCTTGGATAAACCAAGAGAAGAACGACACAAATACTTGCAGAACCTTCGTTTTGAAGGTAAGAAAAGCCGATAAGCGAAGAATTCTGCGTCCTTATCTCCAACACATACACGCTGTTTCCGATGAGCTCGaccagaaaaagaaagatttgagACTATACATAAGTATCCAAAATCATCGTCATAGCCAAAACGAACGGTGGAGATCTGTCCCCTTCACTCACCCCTCAACTTTCGAGACGATTGCCATGGAGTCGGATCTCAAAAACAAGGTAAAATATGATCTTGAGTCATTCCTTAAAGCCAGACAATTCTATCATCGACTAGGCCGTGTTTGGAAACGAAGCTTCCTCTTATACGGTCCTTCAGGTACAGGAAAATCAAGCTTTGTGGCAGCGATGgctaattttttatgttacgaTGTTTACGACATCGATATTTCAAGGGTCTCAGATGATTTGGATCTCAAAATGCTATTGTTGCAAACAACAAGCAAGTCCGTCATTCTAATCGAGGATCTTGATCGGTTTTTGGTTGATAAATCAACGGCGGTGAGCTTATCCGGGGTATCAAACTTCATGGACGGGATATTAAACTCCTGCTGCCTGGAAGAAAGAATTATGGTCTTCACCATGAACAGTAAAGAGCTTATTGACCCGGCTATACTTCGACCGGGTCGCATAGATGTTCACATCCATTTTCCATTATGTAATTTCTCAGCTTTCAAAACATTAGCAAACAGTTATTTGGGACTAAAAGATCATAAGTTGTTCCCCCAAGTGGAGGAGATTTTTCAAAGTGGGGCGAGTTTGAGTCCAGCAGAGATCGGTGAGTTAATGATAGCCAACAGGAACTCACCTAGTCGAGCCCTGAAATCGGTCATCACGGCTTTGC ACGACGGCGATGGCAGGGGGTCTTCCAGTATCGGACAGCGGTTGTATGAAAGTTGGTCAAGGAAATCACTGGACGAAACAGGGGATTCTAGTTCCGTGTTCAGGGAAAATACTGTCAAGGAGTTTAAAAAGTTGTACGGTTTATTGAGGATTAAGAGTAGTAGAAAAGATCAATCGTATGATTTGTCTGTCGAACAAAAGGAGGGATGA